The following are from one region of the Kineosporia sp. NBRC 101731 genome:
- a CDS encoding thymidine kinase, which produces MSELVFFSGTMDCGKSTVALQTDHNHRIRGRQGLLFSRFDRSGEAVISSRIGLSRPAIEVHDDTDLLQAVTDRIMTGQTVDYLVCDEVHFYTPSHVEQLALLVDDHDIDVFAFGLLSDFRTKLFPSSARFIELADRIVGSQAEALCWCGARATHNARTVNGVMVVAGEQVVVGDVTSGATGAVAYEVLCRRHHMRQQTVATSVDVRVVERNGAARLS; this is translated from the coding sequence GTGTCCGAACTCGTGTTCTTCTCCGGGACGATGGACTGCGGCAAGTCGACCGTGGCCCTTCAGACCGATCACAACCATCGCATCCGCGGCCGTCAGGGCCTGCTGTTCTCCCGGTTCGACCGGTCCGGGGAGGCCGTGATCTCGAGCCGCATCGGCCTGTCCCGGCCGGCGATCGAAGTGCACGACGACACGGATCTGCTCCAGGCCGTCACCGACCGCATCATGACCGGCCAGACGGTGGACTACCTGGTGTGTGACGAGGTGCACTTCTACACCCCCTCGCACGTCGAGCAGCTGGCCCTGCTCGTCGACGACCACGACATCGACGTGTTCGCCTTCGGTCTGCTGTCGGACTTCCGCACCAAGCTGTTCCCCTCCTCGGCCCGGTTCATCGAGCTGGCCGACCGCATCGTCGGTTCGCAGGCCGAGGCCCTGTGCTGGTGCGGTGCCCGCGCCACCCACAACGCGCGCACGGTCAACGGCGTGATGGTCGTGGCGGGCGAGCAGGTCGTGGTCGGCGACGTGACGAGCGGCGCGACCGGGGCGGTGGCGTACGAGGTGCTGTGCCGCCGGCACCACATGCGACAGCAGACGGTAGCGACCTCGGTCGACGTGCGGGTGGTCGAGCGGAACGGTGCGGCCCGGCTGTCCTGA
- a CDS encoding CAP domain-containing protein encodes MALTRHQKIRKLRPVLIAGVTAVVVGGTGAAFACTPWAGNGSAANASPISGKTRTTPSASATTEPGTDTPTSRATSPDAQEVRQNRRRGHRGHHGKPTASPTQTPTSPADNPSTPPADPTTDPDETTPAPSGTTSTSPTTTAPTGGSGDSQVAKYQAEVLALTNAERAAAGCDVKLTANAALTKAAQAHAEDMLKNNYFSHDSQNGTGAFERITAAGYTWSGAAENIAAGQATPAAVMKSWMNSAGHKANILNCSLTELGVGYAAGSGAAYGQYWVQDFGTPRK; translated from the coding sequence ATGGCCCTGACACGTCACCAGAAGATCCGGAAACTCCGGCCCGTCCTGATCGCCGGCGTCACCGCCGTGGTCGTCGGAGGCACCGGCGCTGCCTTCGCCTGCACTCCGTGGGCGGGTAATGGCTCTGCTGCCAACGCCTCTCCCATCTCCGGCAAGACCCGGACCACGCCGAGCGCCTCGGCGACCACCGAGCCCGGCACCGACACCCCCACCAGCCGGGCGACGTCCCCCGATGCGCAGGAGGTGCGGCAGAACCGTCGTCGCGGGCACCGCGGCCACCACGGCAAGCCGACCGCGAGCCCCACCCAGACCCCGACGTCCCCGGCTGACAACCCGAGCACGCCGCCGGCCGACCCGACCACGGACCCCGACGAGACCACCCCGGCGCCGTCCGGCACCACCAGCACGAGCCCCACAACCACCGCACCGACCGGTGGCAGCGGCGACAGCCAGGTGGCGAAGTACCAGGCCGAGGTGCTCGCCCTGACCAACGCCGAGCGCGCGGCCGCTGGGTGCGACGTCAAGCTGACGGCCAATGCCGCCCTGACGAAGGCCGCCCAGGCCCACGCCGAGGACATGCTGAAGAACAACTACTTCAGCCACGACAGCCAGAACGGCACCGGCGCGTTCGAGCGGATCACCGCCGCCGGCTACACCTGGAGCGGTGCGGCCGAGAACATCGCGGCCGGGCAGGCGACTCCCGCGGCCGTGATGAAGAGCTGGATGAACTCGGCCGGTCACAAGGCCAACATCCTGAACTGCAGCCTGACCGAGCTGGGAGTGGGCTACGCCGCGGGCAGCGGCGCCGCCTACGGCCAGTACTGGGTGCAGGACTTCGGCACGCCGAGGAAGTAG
- a CDS encoding TetR/AcrR family transcriptional regulator: MPVRTIADRAGIGSATLYRHFPTRTDLLEAVLAERVAACEDNLARALAGPDAWSALTQVIRHFADTRLSDPALTQILLRTQSFVGRRREHAQALDDLVRRAREAGALREGVTVADVRAGLLAIASLGVLPADQARDTVRRLENLLLAGLQSVPGGRDTGTP; encoded by the coding sequence GTGCCGGTCAGGACCATCGCCGATCGGGCAGGGATCGGCAGTGCCACGCTGTACCGGCACTTCCCCACCCGCACCGACCTGCTGGAGGCCGTGCTCGCGGAACGGGTCGCGGCCTGTGAGGACAATCTGGCGCGGGCACTGGCCGGTCCGGACGCCTGGAGCGCACTGACCCAGGTGATCCGGCACTTCGCCGACACCCGGCTCAGCGACCCGGCCCTCACCCAGATACTGCTGCGCACGCAGTCCTTCGTCGGTCGGCGTCGCGAACACGCTCAGGCGCTGGACGATCTGGTGCGGCGGGCGCGGGAGGCCGGAGCCTTGCGCGAAGGAGTGACGGTGGCCGACGTGCGCGCGGGCCTGCTGGCGATCGCCTCGCTCGGTGTGCTCCCCGCCGACCAGGCGCGCGACACCGTGCGGCGCCTGGAGAACCTGCTGCTGGCCGGGCTGCAATCGGTCCCGGGGGGCCGTGACACCGGAACGCCGTGA
- a CDS encoding DUF5753 domain-containing protein, translating into MADAAVALRVNPRTLRRLEQGEVKPNYNLVKSACELYGFAPETTGRILEMVDQADEDEWHEKYRQDIAPWLVQLLDLEAVADRILIFGSLIPGVLQTPAYTEAVGAKNPHHSNDPQYARRLAEIRVRRARNVFDRQAVQVSVILDEAGLLRQVGGPNVMAQQLDHLRTLAKRRNVTVRVLPLDAGASAATKGEFTLLEFDDDKEPDLAYMETYAAGQYSVKEQVLDDLRQRYASLLTQAVLIKEYER; encoded by the coding sequence CTGGCCGATGCCGCTGTCGCGCTGCGGGTGAACCCCCGCACTCTGCGCAGGCTGGAGCAGGGCGAGGTCAAGCCCAACTACAACCTCGTCAAGAGCGCCTGCGAGCTCTACGGTTTCGCTCCCGAGACCACCGGCCGCATTCTCGAGATGGTGGATCAGGCCGACGAAGACGAATGGCACGAGAAATACCGCCAGGACATTGCCCCCTGGCTGGTGCAACTGCTCGACCTCGAAGCCGTGGCCGACCGAATCCTGATATTCGGCAGTCTGATTCCGGGAGTTCTGCAGACACCGGCCTACACCGAGGCGGTCGGGGCCAAGAATCCGCACCACAGTAACGATCCCCAGTACGCCCGTCGGCTGGCGGAGATCCGTGTCCGGCGAGCGCGGAACGTCTTTGACCGTCAAGCGGTCCAGGTCTCGGTGATTCTTGACGAAGCCGGCCTGCTCCGCCAGGTCGGCGGCCCGAACGTCATGGCCCAGCAACTGGATCACCTGCGCACGCTGGCGAAGCGCCGCAACGTGACCGTGCGCGTCCTCCCCCTCGACGCCGGAGCCAGTGCGGCAACCAAGGGCGAGTTCACCCTTCTGGAGTTCGACGACGACAAGGAACCCGACCTGGCCTACATGGAGACCTACGCGGCCGGGCAGTATTCGGTCAAGGAACAGGTTCTCGACGACCTCCGCCAGCGCTATGCCAGTCTGTTGACTCAGGCCGTTCTTATCAAGGAGTACGAGAGATGA
- a CDS encoding nucleotide disphospho-sugar-binding domain-containing protein, whose protein sequence is MGPLLTIAADLVVRGHDVLFCTGRRFADQVRSTGCRFEPVAPEADFDDRAMEVTFPAFAQVRVGPPMHAFFWRVFIDAVPAQSQQMSDIAASFGPSAIIHDTVYLGAAPLVLADPDRRAGRPRVIGVGVLPPVLFSDDTAPFGPGDPYLAGEEGRERNRRLNAAAHEDYAQLQEHAEKVFGSLGVTLPDFIFTSAVVVPDDFLQLTVPGFEYPRPSAPSSFRVIGALRRVLHEPYEEPRWWSRLSDGPVVMVTQGTLANEDLTDLILPTVQALAGTGITVVAVTSRPDGPAELAGLLGTVPPNAILAGYVPFERLLPHCDVMVTNGGYGGVNTALRHGVPVIVGGDSEDKPEVAARVTWSGTGLDLHTGTPTAEAVGTAVRAVLDDPGYRRRATALSGQYAEHDPLSAVAGLVAQDG, encoded by the coding sequence GTGGGTCCACTGCTCACCATCGCCGCCGACCTCGTCGTCCGCGGCCACGACGTGCTCTTCTGCACCGGGCGGCGCTTCGCCGATCAGGTGCGCTCGACCGGCTGCCGGTTCGAGCCGGTCGCGCCGGAAGCCGACTTCGACGACCGCGCCATGGAGGTCACTTTCCCGGCGTTCGCGCAGGTCAGAGTCGGTCCGCCGATGCACGCCTTCTTCTGGCGGGTCTTCATCGACGCGGTCCCCGCACAGAGTCAGCAGATGTCGGATATCGCAGCGTCTTTCGGGCCCTCGGCGATCATCCACGACACGGTCTACCTCGGGGCGGCGCCGCTGGTCCTGGCGGATCCGGACCGCCGCGCCGGGCGGCCCCGGGTGATCGGTGTCGGCGTGCTGCCACCGGTGCTGTTCAGCGACGACACCGCTCCCTTCGGACCGGGCGACCCGTATCTGGCCGGGGAGGAGGGCCGCGAGCGTAACCGCCGGCTGAACGCGGCTGCCCACGAGGACTACGCGCAACTCCAGGAGCACGCCGAAAAGGTTTTCGGTTCTCTGGGTGTCACGCTTCCCGACTTCATTTTCACCAGTGCGGTCGTGGTGCCGGACGATTTTCTGCAACTGACGGTCCCGGGCTTCGAATATCCGCGCCCGTCCGCGCCGTCGTCGTTCCGGGTGATCGGTGCCCTGCGCCGCGTGCTCCACGAACCGTACGAGGAACCGCGCTGGTGGTCACGTCTGAGCGACGGCCCGGTCGTCATGGTCACCCAGGGCACCCTGGCCAACGAGGACCTGACCGACCTGATCCTGCCCACGGTGCAGGCGCTGGCCGGTACCGGCATCACCGTGGTGGCCGTGACCAGCCGGCCCGACGGCCCGGCGGAGCTCGCCGGGCTGCTGGGCACCGTCCCGCCGAACGCGATCCTGGCCGGGTACGTGCCGTTCGAGCGCCTGCTGCCGCACTGCGATGTGATGGTGACCAACGGCGGCTACGGCGGCGTGAACACGGCACTGCGCCACGGGGTCCCGGTGATCGTGGGAGGTGACTCCGAGGACAAGCCCGAGGTGGCGGCCCGGGTGACGTGGAGCGGCACGGGCCTGGACCTGCACACCGGCACCCCCACGGCCGAGGCGGTCGGCACCGCGGTGCGCGCCGTCCTGGACGATCCGGGCTACCGCCGCCGGGCCACCGCGCTGAGCGGCCAGTACGCCGAGCACGACCCGCTGTCGGCGGTCGCCGGCCTCGTCGCGCAGGACGGCTGA
- a CDS encoding pyridoxal-dependent decarboxylase produces the protein MSESARLLDLEQRLRHAEHRKVGFPGWSNPFPPELLPFLSHELNNYGDVHQDPVFAWHTKDLERELVSFLAALFGAGPDGWGYVTSGGAEGVMYGLWRARTLLPKARLYLSASAHPSITRVAGLLQLEAVTVPVTRSGAMDPVALEHLLQQAPGASAIVLATIGTTLTEAVDDVPHIRRALDRAGVADHYIHADAAFAGLPLALASRTPAALPFGVHERGVDSLSISGHKFLGAPFPCGVVISPSAPPDEIENLAGSLCGAGDLVGSSRSGHAALLLWFHVRRLGLDGLRAQATSGREVAQLALTQLRAIGWDAWRSHPQALTVAFPTPPPAVLEQWPMPAVGGISHIVCTPGVTPERIHRFVAAMAAATRTREEAPCSQPAP, from the coding sequence GTGAGCGAGAGCGCCCGGCTTCTCGACCTGGAGCAGCGGCTGCGGCACGCCGAGCACCGCAAGGTCGGCTTTCCCGGATGGTCGAACCCGTTCCCGCCCGAGCTCCTGCCGTTCCTCTCCCACGAGCTCAACAACTACGGCGACGTCCACCAGGACCCGGTCTTCGCCTGGCACACCAAGGACCTCGAGCGGGAACTGGTCAGCTTCCTGGCCGCCCTCTTCGGGGCCGGGCCGGACGGGTGGGGCTACGTCACCTCCGGCGGTGCCGAGGGAGTGATGTACGGGCTCTGGCGGGCCCGAACCCTCCTGCCCAAGGCGCGCCTGTACCTCTCGGCGTCCGCGCACCCCAGCATCACCAGGGTCGCGGGGCTGCTGCAGCTGGAGGCGGTGACGGTGCCCGTGACCCGGTCCGGCGCGATGGACCCCGTCGCGCTCGAGCACCTGCTCCAGCAGGCGCCGGGAGCCTCGGCGATCGTGCTCGCCACGATCGGCACGACCCTGACCGAAGCAGTGGACGACGTGCCCCACATCCGCAGGGCCCTGGACCGGGCGGGCGTCGCCGACCACTACATCCACGCGGACGCCGCCTTCGCCGGCCTGCCCCTGGCCCTGGCCTCCCGCACCCCGGCGGCGTTGCCGTTCGGCGTGCACGAGCGGGGCGTGGACAGCCTGTCGATCAGCGGGCACAAGTTCCTCGGCGCACCCTTCCCGTGCGGCGTGGTGATCAGTCCCTCGGCGCCACCCGACGAGATCGAGAACCTGGCCGGGTCGCTGTGCGGGGCCGGTGACCTGGTCGGCAGCTCCCGCAGCGGTCACGCCGCCCTGCTGCTGTGGTTCCACGTCCGCCGCCTGGGGCTGGACGGTCTGCGGGCCCAGGCCACCTCAGGCCGCGAGGTGGCGCAGCTCGCCCTCACGCAACTGCGCGCGATCGGCTGGGACGCCTGGCGCAGCCACCCCCAGGCCCTGACCGTCGCCTTCCCGACCCCGCCCCCGGCGGTGCTGGAACAGTGGCCGATGCCCGCCGTCGGTGGGATCAGCCACATCGTCTGTACCCCCGGCGTCACCCCCGAGCGGATCCACCGGTTCGTCGCCGCGATGGCGGCCGCGACCAGAACGAGAGAAGAGGCACCGTGCTCGCAACCGGCACCGTGA
- a CDS encoding RICIN domain-containing protein yields the protein MRIPRLPSRERRPGATLTSAGLVLVVAGSALGALAYTWSGDPDVPLADVAPVTMPPVFSSAAQGPTSAPATPTATTTPPSPTASVTTRVRTVTVTVDPPAPTATPKKKTTTTPAFTSPFLIRNQSSGRCADLPNDGPAQAAAVLNQWTCTAGDSENQEFERIKVAQGIMLSNVKSQLCIDLVGYDSVPAGSNALLGQCVRDATDNAVFRSRAQGKGFQLVNVKSNLCLDLVADDPEGETGNGRNLVMATCSSAATQVWTFA from the coding sequence ATGCGTATCCCCCGTCTTCCCTCACGCGAGCGCCGGCCCGGTGCCACGCTCACCTCCGCCGGGCTCGTGCTCGTCGTGGCCGGGTCGGCGCTGGGGGCGCTGGCCTACACCTGGTCCGGCGATCCGGACGTGCCGCTGGCCGACGTCGCTCCCGTCACCATGCCGCCGGTCTTCAGTTCCGCGGCGCAGGGCCCGACCTCGGCCCCCGCCACCCCGACGGCCACGACCACGCCGCCCTCACCCACGGCCTCGGTCACGACCCGCGTCCGGACGGTGACCGTGACGGTGGATCCGCCGGCCCCAACCGCTACGCCGAAGAAGAAGACGACGACGACCCCGGCCTTCACCAGCCCGTTCCTGATCCGGAACCAGAGCAGCGGGCGCTGCGCCGACCTGCCGAACGACGGCCCGGCCCAGGCCGCCGCCGTCCTGAACCAGTGGACGTGCACGGCCGGGGACAGTGAGAACCAGGAGTTCGAGCGGATCAAGGTCGCGCAGGGGATCATGCTCAGCAACGTCAAGAGCCAGCTGTGCATCGACCTGGTCGGGTACGACTCGGTGCCCGCCGGCAGCAATGCCCTGCTGGGCCAGTGCGTGCGTGACGCCACCGACAATGCGGTGTTCCGCAGCCGGGCCCAGGGCAAGGGCTTCCAGCTGGTGAACGTGAAGAGCAACCTCTGCCTGGACCTGGTCGCCGACGACCCGGAGGGTGAGACCGGCAACGGCCGCAACCTCGTGATGGCTACGTGCAGCTCCGCCGCCACCCAGGTCTGGACGTTCGCCTGA
- a CDS encoding NADP-dependent oxidoreductase, whose protein sequence is MFVVHYSSFGPPEVLRAGEAPQPHPGPGQIRIRVRAAGVTPVDAALRSGTTAAAARLTLPHVPGVDAAGVVDEIGDAVTLTNVGDAVFGAVDVRTLGGANAQFAVLTCWAHRPAALPWHQAGAAGTSVETATRALDRLEVRAGQTLLVDGAAGGVGSAVVQLAIARGLDVIGTARWQNQSFVESLGAQPVVYGPDLRARVPRADVALDVAGKGSLPELIAITGSAQRVLSLADVAAPGLGVALSMGALAGEPGGEHGLAEAARLAVEGRFRVPLHEVFALKEAWRAHTLVEAPGPRRGKIALDVGA, encoded by the coding sequence GTGTTCGTCGTCCACTATTCATCTTTCGGGCCGCCCGAGGTGCTGCGCGCCGGTGAGGCCCCGCAACCCCACCCGGGCCCGGGGCAGATCCGGATCCGGGTGCGGGCGGCCGGGGTCACCCCGGTCGACGCGGCCCTGCGCTCGGGCACCACGGCGGCCGCGGCCCGCCTCACGCTGCCGCACGTCCCGGGGGTGGACGCGGCGGGCGTGGTCGACGAGATCGGGGACGCGGTCACGCTCACGAACGTGGGGGACGCGGTCTTCGGAGCAGTGGACGTGCGCACGCTCGGGGGTGCCAACGCCCAGTTCGCGGTGCTCACCTGCTGGGCCCACCGGCCCGCGGCGCTGCCCTGGCACCAGGCGGGAGCGGCCGGGACCAGCGTGGAGACCGCCACCCGGGCCCTGGACCGGCTGGAGGTCAGGGCCGGCCAGACGCTGCTGGTGGACGGCGCGGCCGGGGGAGTGGGCAGTGCGGTCGTGCAACTGGCGATCGCCCGAGGGCTTGACGTCATCGGCACCGCCCGGTGGCAGAACCAGTCGTTCGTCGAGAGTCTCGGCGCGCAGCCGGTGGTCTACGGGCCGGACCTGCGCGCCCGGGTGCCACGGGCGGACGTGGCCCTGGACGTCGCCGGGAAGGGCTCGCTGCCGGAACTGATCGCGATCACCGGCTCGGCGCAGCGGGTGCTCAGCCTCGCCGACGTCGCCGCCCCCGGACTCGGCGTGGCCCTGTCGATGGGAGCGCTCGCCGGGGAGCCGGGCGGTGAGCACGGCCTGGCCGAGGCCGCCCGGCTGGCTGTCGAGGGCCGGTTCCGCGTGCCGCTGCACGAGGTCTTCGCGCTGAAGGAGGCCTGGCGCGCCCACACACTGGTCGAGGCTCCGGGCCCGCGCCGAGGAAAGATCGCCCTCGACGTCGGGGCCTGA
- a CDS encoding glycosyltransferase produces the protein MLATGTVIIPTYNRSHLLALTLDSLAAQDLPGERFDVIVVDDGSSDDTRSVADRYREKLRLSYHFQPDEGYRGARARNVGIEHATGDVCIFIDDGVLLHSGAVAAHLAAHEREQATAVIGYVYGFALDDAGADEIRAAADGVDADTAIARLAQSGRCLDFREEFYGKYTDDFADLPAPWPVYWTCNVSAGTEQLRRVGGFDEELQSWGGEDVDLGYRLHRDGARFVLERGAASLHYPHPKSKGANMWSSYVNYRRIAEKYNTPIMQLLLPLPTINPFNMNDVIRLLDLPSCAEFEKATPGGLFGDD, from the coding sequence GTGCTCGCAACCGGCACCGTGATCATCCCGACCTACAACCGCTCGCACCTGCTGGCCCTGACCCTGGACTCGCTGGCCGCGCAAGACCTGCCGGGTGAGCGGTTCGACGTGATCGTGGTGGACGACGGCTCGTCCGACGACACCCGGTCGGTGGCCGATCGCTACCGGGAAAAGCTGCGGCTGAGCTACCACTTCCAGCCCGACGAGGGCTACCGCGGGGCCCGCGCCCGCAACGTCGGCATCGAGCACGCCACCGGTGACGTGTGCATCTTCATCGACGACGGGGTGTTGTTGCACTCCGGGGCCGTGGCCGCGCACCTGGCGGCCCATGAACGGGAGCAGGCGACGGCGGTGATCGGGTACGTCTACGGTTTCGCCCTGGACGACGCGGGCGCCGACGAGATCCGGGCCGCCGCCGACGGGGTGGACGCCGACACCGCGATCGCCCGGCTGGCGCAATCGGGCCGGTGCCTGGACTTCCGCGAGGAGTTCTACGGCAAGTACACCGACGACTTCGCCGACCTGCCCGCCCCCTGGCCGGTGTACTGGACCTGCAACGTCTCGGCCGGCACCGAACAGCTACGACGTGTGGGCGGTTTCGACGAGGAACTGCAGTCGTGGGGCGGTGAGGACGTCGACCTGGGCTACCGCCTGCACCGCGACGGCGCCCGGTTCGTCCTGGAGCGCGGGGCCGCGTCCCTGCACTACCCGCACCCGAAGTCCAAGGGCGCCAACATGTGGTCGTCGTACGTGAACTACCGGCGCATCGCCGAGAAGTACAACACCCCGATCATGCAACTGCTCCTGCCCCTCCCCACGATCAACCCCTTCAACATGAACGACGTCATCCGCCTGCTCGACCTCCCCTCCTGCGCCGAATTCGAAAAGGCTACGCCGGGTGGATTGTTCGGCGATGACTAA